Within Methanobrevibacter sp., the genomic segment CAGTTTTTTGTGAATCAAAGTATTTACTGTACAATTTCTTCTTAGCTATTACTGCCAATGCCTCATCAATACTATTACCTTTAAAAGTATAAGTCTTTATAAATAAATTCATTGTTGAATCGTTATAGTCCGGCAGTGTTGACATTCTATATACAATGGCCGGAAGTCTTCCATTAACTTTAATATAGCTTTCAGTCCTTATTGCCATATCAACATATTCAGCCTTATCGATTTTTTCCTTGTTTTTTAAGGTTACATAGTTTGGAAGGAAATCCAATGACTTGTTGTCTTTAATAGCTTCCATGGTATACATGGCCACTAGCTTATCGGTTCCAAGTTTTTTAGCTTTCTTTTCTATGTCCTTGCAGTTTCCTTTTTGTTTTAATATTTGGTAATAGTCACGTTTCGTATATTTCTTTTTGTTTTGGATTAGCCAGTAAGCGATTGAATTCATCGCTTGACAAAAGCTAGTCCAACTAATGCTATCATTTGACATATAATATAATTTGTATTATTTTATTTATTATGTTTTTTATATAAATAATATAATAAAAAATATTGTCATTTCCAAGCGTTGAAACAATCAATGTTTACGCAAAGATACGCCTAATAAAATTAATTGTAAGTATTTCAGATGTAATATGGTGAATCATCATTTACATTAACGGTTGTGTTTGAGCAAATAAAAGTGGTTTTTAAAATGTGATGTATGAAATCATTTAATATTTGTCAATGTCACAATTATGAATCCACTCACGATGCTTACCGATAGCTACCCTAATGATAACTTCGATAAGGTCAAGATCATCAATTTGTTTGAAGTAATATTGTGCTGGTCCTTCCAGCATCTGGCGAAGATCATAGAACGGCCTAGGCTTAATAGCTTCAGAATTCATCAAACCATAATTCTTCAATAGTTTAACATTTTCTGTTTCGTATTTTTCAAGTTTAGATTTCTGCACTTTAGCAGCCACAGTCTTTTTTTTCTTGTCAAATATCTTAGCTATTTGGGAAGAGTCAATTAGGATACTGGTTTCTATTAAAAGTAATGTAATTTGTTTTCCTTTAACTGTTATTGTTGTTGGATGTGAATTTTCAGTATCTAAAATTAGTTTCATTCTATGCCTCATTATCATATTGTTTTTTCTGTTTAAAATATATAGCTGGGGGAAAGAGTAAAACCCAGCTATTTGGAGTTAAACTCTTTGCAGAAGATGTTTAGTGAAGAAAAAGCAATTAAAACTTCACTAAAAAAAGAGATTTAATATTCTTTAATCCCTACACGCTCCCTGACGAAAGGGCCCGATATATATTTAGGAGATTTTATGGAAGTTCGGTTTTATGCCCTAAATTTACCAGTTATAATTCTATTAGGTGCATTCATTAAAACACCAACGCTTGAAAGGACGAATAGCTTTGTATACATTGGTAGTTCATCACGAATGTCCTTACGCATGAATTCAATCAATGGATAAAAGTCATACATCTCACCGTCAGGACCTAAAGGTGCGACGGTTGTTCCTGTAGTTCTTGAGTATAACAGTTTCATTCCAGGGTTGATGTAGTCCATTCCGATGTATGTTTTGTCACCCATTTCAGAACCTCCATCACAGACAGCAGTTCCAAGAATATCAATGTTATCCACACCATAATAACTTTGGATATGTTCTACCGGTTCGACCTGTCTGTTGGAAGAGAACAAGTCAGACTTAAGAGTAGTTAATGATTTATAGCTTACCGCCATACTATTTAAGTTTGTAAAGCTTCCTGCCGATTCCTTGAACTTCTCTTGAGCTTTAAGGATGGTCATACCAGTATCATCACCAGATTCAAAATCATATTTGGCAACTTTACTGGAATTGGTAATCATATCAATAGCTGCCTTTTCAATGCTTCTGCCGATAAGAATTCCTACATCCTGTAACATGTCATTAACGGAGATTAAATTGGAATCCAACATTTGTGCAGAGACATTCAATACTCCACCAATGGTATCAATGGAGATGGTTTCGCTGATTGGTTTTCTGACGTTTAATTCCTGAAGGGTTGCACCTGGAGCAATGTCTTTGGCTTCACCAAGAACTCCTGATTGAATAGCTTCCTCGATATTTACACGTTGGGACATGTAAGTGTAATATTGGCTGTTTTCTTCAATCTCTTGTTTTGGGAGTAATCTGGTGAATTTCATCCACTTTGCAGAAGTATCGGCAACAATTTGTGCCATTACTTCATTTTGTACTTTAGCATCATTTCCTTTGGTTAACATTAACAATCACATCCTTATGGTCTGCATGTACCTTTCAAGGCAAGTCCTGGTTTGTTTAACAATATTCCGACTTTACTTTGGATGAACAATTTGGTATATTGTGGTAACTCATCGTAGATATCTTTTCTCATTATTTCAATGATTGGATAGAAGTCAGCTATGTTTTCATCACTAGTAATAGGTGCAGTTGTAGTTCCAGAAGATTTGGAATACAATACAGTTAATGGAGCGTTTCTTAAATCGAATCCAATGTATTCTTTATCACCTACTAGTGATCCGCCGTCAGCTTGTGTAGTTCCCAAGAAATCAATATTGTCAATACCATAATAGCTTTGGATATCTTCAACAGGTTGTACTAACTTATTGTTTTGGTAAGCAATTTGTTTGACGTAAGATAATGTTTTGTATGACTCTGCCATTATGGTTAGGTCTGCTCCTGCTCCGGCATTACCCTTGAATGCTTCCTGAGCAGCAATAACAAACTGACCAAACGCTTCCATGGTATCTTCAGTTTGAGAGGTATTGTACTCAGGAACCTGATTGGAATTCATTAAAGTATCATAAATGTTGAATTCAATACGATTAGCTATTACAGTAGCCACATCACCTAACAAGTCCTCAAAAGAAACAATATCAGAATCAAATACGTCTTTGTTAACATTTAAAACCCCACCCACAGTATCAATACTGATAGTGTCGGTGATTGGTTTTCTAATGTTTAACTCTTGAAGTGAAGCACCTGGAGCAATGTCTTTAGCTTCCCCAAGTAAACCTTTGTTAATAGCTTCATCAAGATTAATATTTTGTCTGAAGTAAGTATAATAATCTGAATTTTCTTTAATTTCTTGTTTAGGAAACAATCTGGCTAACTTTAATCTTTTTGCAGTTTCATCAGTAATAGTTTGAGCTATTACTTCATTTTGGACTTTAGTATCATTTCCTTTAGTAATCATTTAAGCATCACCTAAATCGTATGGTCTGAATACTTCAATGTAATTATAAGAGTCTGAGCTTTCTACTGGATGCATTGCAATGTATTCACCGTCATCAGATTTAATAGCTCCGGTACTTGTTAATGCAATTTTGTCATTAACATTAATGTTTGATA encodes:
- a CDS encoding pseudomurein-binding repeat-containing protein, which encodes MSNDSISWTSFCQAMNSIAYWLIQNKKKYTKRDYYQILKQKGNCKDIEKKAKKLGTDKLVAMYTMEAIKDNKSLDFLPNYVTLKNKEKIDKAEYVDMAIRTESYIKVNGRLPAIVYRMSTLPDYNDSTMNLFIKTYTFKGNSIDEALAVIAKKKLYSKYFDSQKTDKKTITDAKEGKGSNCVDWGQVYYRIAKSLGYDVQFVHVKCRVSGTGHIRLRLKHKKHTGGNWINRDPAAVANTTSGNVRSIWCEDGYLIAYDPSWIFTDLYSS